The proteins below are encoded in one region of Candidatus Flexicrinis proximus:
- a CDS encoding O-antigen ligase family protein — protein sequence MRRGLIFALAVFLNLGSFAVLAVSLLAREEHLYGVVNPVFAESLPFRTPLFGVNAELTSYRSDEELERQLRLMQDAGVTWVRQFVYWDHVELVRGQFDWDGYDRIVDAVSAHESLRLVAVLMNTPEWARDAGSPNDPTSPPADPSDFGRFAAEFASRYAGVVDFVQIWDEPNLYSNWGRLPPRAARYTALLATAYHALHAVDPVVTVISAALAPTIELGPDNISELVYLRDMYALGAGDVMDAAAGKPYGFDFPPDDRRVHPLLLNYSRFAALREVMVENGDSGKPLWGSQWGWNALPGDWRGIPSIWGAVSPGEQIAFTLGALRRAETEWPWVGGMILHHWNPPYPSDHPQQGFSLTTLEGLPTPLLAVLSQQAIPAHASNGWYPARSPDAQYSGVWTFSEIGADIGWLRDSRLRFTFSGSDIALLLRQDDYVAHLYVTVDGRPANALPRDAYGNSYLVLSSGSRSPVFGPVLVAHGLPKGTHVVELVADQGFDRYALVGFAVGSGDIAKTFDAWVTGAMFAVIAGVTAVVATARALPFATWNTRLKRLCSALSLPVQATISLVTSLALMLTFAMSLGSPEPPIIRREPILPLIAFLSAGAVYLNVAVPLTIAATLVLFWCISQRLSIGIMLTLFYAPFFLFPVELFRFAIPMVEILALLTIGAWGLQQLTLVARRRQIGAPFALSAAGMRWSDKLALTYVCLGIAAVSWSQYTGFAFTELRVLFVEPVLFYVVIRTARLSEREMRWIVSAIVAAGTVVACVSLLQYIRGEAIITAEDASRRLAGIYGSPNNLALFLGRCLPFCFAALLIARERRTRIVVLAVMLPMMAAVALTQSVGGIFIGLPAAAIAILVVVYGRRATIGLAIVSAVVVVGFTVAASQSDRFARALDFSQGTNFYRVRVMQSAIQAISDRPLTGLGLDQFLYAFRDTYIYPDAWPEPNLSHPHNFLLDFWVRLGIGGVLVIVALLVAGYRLFAQSISRTQSWPFWNWVSVGLMGAFVYTFAHGLLDNSVFVIDLVYIFFAHLAIGCWITARNQSVPAP from the coding sequence ATGCGACGTGGCCTGATCTTTGCACTGGCGGTCTTTTTGAACCTCGGCAGTTTTGCCGTGCTGGCTGTATCCCTCCTGGCGCGCGAAGAACATCTCTATGGCGTGGTCAATCCCGTTTTCGCTGAAAGCCTACCCTTTCGAACGCCGTTGTTCGGCGTCAACGCTGAGCTTACCAGTTACCGCAGTGACGAGGAACTAGAGAGACAGCTTCGACTCATGCAGGACGCAGGTGTCACATGGGTTCGGCAGTTCGTCTATTGGGATCATGTGGAGTTGGTGCGCGGCCAATTCGATTGGGACGGCTATGACCGGATTGTTGACGCGGTTAGCGCACACGAAAGTCTCAGGCTTGTTGCGGTTCTGATGAATACTCCGGAATGGGCGCGAGATGCCGGGTCGCCGAATGATCCCACGTCCCCCCCCGCCGATCCGAGCGATTTTGGCCGATTTGCCGCAGAGTTCGCGTCTCGCTACGCGGGAGTGGTGGATTTCGTCCAAATATGGGACGAGCCCAATCTCTACTCGAATTGGGGGCGATTACCGCCACGTGCCGCGCGATATACGGCGCTTCTCGCGACCGCTTATCACGCCTTGCACGCCGTCGACCCTGTAGTGACTGTGATCTCAGCTGCCCTTGCTCCTACTATCGAATTAGGCCCCGATAACATCAGTGAGCTTGTCTACTTGCGCGATATGTACGCGTTAGGGGCCGGCGACGTCATGGATGCGGCAGCTGGAAAGCCCTATGGTTTTGACTTCCCCCCCGACGATCGACGCGTACACCCACTGCTCCTGAATTACTCACGCTTTGCAGCACTGCGCGAGGTAATGGTGGAGAATGGCGACTCCGGTAAACCTTTGTGGGGAAGCCAGTGGGGATGGAACGCTCTCCCTGGAGATTGGCGCGGCATCCCGTCAATCTGGGGAGCGGTCTCGCCAGGCGAGCAGATTGCGTTTACGTTAGGCGCGCTGAGGCGAGCGGAGACCGAATGGCCATGGGTAGGCGGCATGATCCTGCATCATTGGAATCCGCCCTACCCTTCCGATCATCCTCAGCAGGGATTTTCCCTGACTACGCTAGAAGGCCTTCCGACACCACTGCTGGCTGTATTGAGCCAGCAAGCCATTCCCGCACACGCCTCAAACGGCTGGTATCCAGCGCGCAGCCCAGACGCACAATACTCAGGGGTTTGGACGTTCAGTGAGATTGGGGCTGATATAGGCTGGCTTCGCGATTCACGCCTTCGTTTCACGTTCTCGGGTTCGGACATTGCCCTGTTGCTTCGGCAAGATGACTACGTTGCACATCTCTACGTTACAGTCGATGGCCGACCGGCGAATGCATTACCCCGTGACGCGTATGGAAACTCCTATCTGGTTCTCTCCAGTGGTTCCCGATCCCCTGTCTTTGGGCCAGTACTGGTTGCGCATGGTTTGCCAAAGGGGACGCACGTTGTCGAACTCGTCGCCGATCAGGGATTTGACCGGTACGCGCTAGTTGGTTTCGCAGTCGGGAGCGGAGATATCGCGAAGACTTTTGATGCGTGGGTAACTGGCGCTATGTTCGCAGTGATTGCGGGCGTGACCGCCGTAGTCGCCACTGCTCGAGCACTTCCGTTCGCCACTTGGAATACTCGGCTTAAACGGCTATGTAGCGCACTTAGCCTGCCGGTGCAGGCCACCATTAGCCTTGTGACGTCTCTCGCATTGATGCTTACGTTTGCAATGTCACTCGGCAGCCCGGAGCCGCCGATCATCCGACGCGAGCCAATTTTGCCGCTCATCGCATTCTTGAGTGCGGGGGCTGTATACCTGAATGTCGCGGTACCATTGACGATTGCCGCGACCCTCGTCCTCTTCTGGTGCATCTCACAGCGCCTGAGCATCGGCATCATGCTTACGCTTTTTTACGCACCATTCTTCCTGTTCCCCGTTGAACTCTTCCGATTCGCGATTCCGATGGTTGAAATACTGGCGCTCCTGACGATTGGAGCCTGGGGGCTTCAACAACTAACGCTGGTTGCCAGGCGACGGCAGATCGGTGCGCCATTCGCTCTTTCAGCAGCGGGAATGCGGTGGTCGGACAAACTCGCGCTCACCTACGTCTGTCTCGGAATTGCAGCTGTGAGCTGGTCGCAATACACCGGCTTTGCCTTCACAGAGCTGCGGGTTCTCTTTGTAGAGCCCGTCCTGTTCTATGTGGTCATTCGGACTGCCCGGCTGTCAGAGCGGGAAATGCGCTGGATCGTGAGCGCAATCGTGGCTGCAGGTACAGTTGTCGCCTGCGTCAGCCTTCTGCAATACATTCGCGGTGAGGCGATTATCACAGCCGAAGATGCTTCGCGCCGGCTTGCCGGAATCTATGGATCCCCCAATAATCTGGCACTTTTCCTTGGACGGTGTCTTCCGTTCTGCTTTGCAGCCCTTCTCATAGCGCGGGAAAGACGCACTCGGATTGTCGTCCTGGCTGTCATGCTCCCCATGATGGCGGCTGTCGCGCTTACTCAGTCTGTAGGCGGGATATTTATCGGACTTCCTGCGGCTGCGATCGCGATTCTAGTGGTTGTGTACGGGCGGCGGGCAACCATTGGCCTGGCTATCGTTAGCGCAGTAGTGGTTGTTGGATTCACTGTCGCAGCCTCTCAATCCGACCGGTTTGCCCGTGCGCTGGATTTTTCCCAGGGGACGAACTTCTACCGAGTCAGGGTAATGCAAAGTGCAATTCAGGCGATATCTGATCGGCCGCTAACAGGGCTTGGACTGGATCAATTCCTGTACGCATTCCGCGATACCTATATCTATCCAGATGCGTGGCCGGAGCCAAATCTTTCCCACCCGCATAACTTTCTGCTCGATTTTTGGGTAAGACTAGGCATTGGCGGGGTTCTGGTAATAGTTGCTCTCCTGGTCGCTGGTTATCGCCTGTTCGCGCAGTCGATCAGCCGGACACAATCGTGGCCGTTCTGGAATTGGGTCAGCGTTGGCCTCATGGGTGCGTTTGTTTATACTTTCGCGCATGGGCTGCTCGACAATAGCGTGTTTGTGATCGACCTCGTGTACATCTTCTTTGCACACTTGGCGATCGGCTGCTGGATAACGGCTCGAAATCAGTCTGTTCCCGCGCCGTGA